The Methylocystis bryophila genome contains the following window.
TGACCGGAAAAACGCTTCGGGCATTTTCGTGAACGGCTCCGGAGCGCGATGCGAAAAACTGGAAAGCGGCTTTTCGCACAGATCGCGCTCTCAGCCTTTAGAATCGATCACCTTCTCTGCGTTCTGGCGATTGCTCTCGAACGCAGCGTGGTCTAACCGCGACCGAAAGTCTCATCGAAGGAATAGCCGGCGCCGCGCACCGTGCGGATCGGGTCCTTCTCGCGCGAGCGGATGAGCGCCTTGCGCAAACGTCCGACATGCACGTCGACGGTGCGCTCGTCGATCTCCGCCGACATGCCCCAGACGCTGTCGAGAAGCTGCGCGCGGGTGAACACCCGTCCTGGCTTCTCCATGAAATATTCGAGCAATCGGAACTCGGTTGGGCCGAGGTGGATCTCGCGCCCCCCCCTTTTGACGCGCCGCGTCTCGCGGTCGAGATCGATGTCGCCGGCGCTGAGTTTATTCGCGACGCGTTCGGGGCGGGCGCGGCGCAGCAGCGCGTGCACGCGCGCTTTCAGCTCCTCCATTGAGAAAGGCTTGACGACGTAATCATCGGCGCCGAGCGACAGACCGCGCACCCGCTCGCTTTCCTCGCCACGCGCCGTGAGCATGATCACCGGCATGTCGCGCGTTTCATCGCGCGCCCGCAGCCGCCGGCAAATCTCGAGACCCGAAACCCCCGGCAGCATCCAGTCGAGAATGACGAGATCCGGCGGTGACTCGGCAATGCGAAGCTCCGCTTCGTCCCCTCGATCCACATGCTCGACCAGGAAGCCTTCTGCTTCCATGTTGTAGACGAGGAGCAGAGCGAGCGACGATTCGTCCTCCACGATGAGAATGCGCGGCGCCCGGTCGCTAGCGTTCGTCTCGCGCTGAACGGGAGTGCGGGTTTCGTTCATGTCCTTGCCTTAGTTACTGAAAGCCCAGGCCTACGGTTTTTCCTCCGCTTGGCCAAAAGACCGGGTTTTTGGACGGTCGGTCGGCATGGGCGCGCCGGAGGCGAGATACACGACCGTCTCGGCGATGTTCGTGGTGTGGTCGCCAATCCGCTCCAGATTCTTGGAGCAGAACAGAAGATGAGTGCAGAAGGAGATGTTACGAGGGTCTTCCATCATGAAGGTGAGAAGGTCGCGAAACACCGAATCTTCCAAAGCGTCGAGATCGGCGTC
Protein-coding sequences here:
- the phoB gene encoding phosphate regulon transcriptional regulator PhoB translates to MNETRTPVQRETNASDRAPRILIVEDESSLALLLVYNMEAEGFLVEHVDRGDEAELRIAESPPDLVILDWMLPGVSGLEICRRLRARDETRDMPVIMLTARGEESERVRGLSLGADDYVVKPFSMEELKARVHALLRRARPERVANKLSAGDIDLDRETRRVKRGGREIHLGPTEFRLLEYFMEKPGRVFTRAQLLDSVWGMSAEIDERTVDVHVGRLRKALIRSREKDPIRTVRGAGYSFDETFGRG